From a single Micromonospora sp. WMMD1102 genomic region:
- the ddaH gene encoding dimethylargininase, with the protein MNQPRIPRKRTYLLCPPEYFTVEYAINPWMDTDTPVDRELAVKQWHGLREALLGLGHTVHELHPEPGLPDMVYAANGAFVVDGTVYGARFRHPQRTAEAAAHRAFYDEHGWPFVAPAEINEGEGDFAYLPAAHGGLILAGYGFRTELAAHAEAQEALGRPVVSLRLVDPRFYHLDTALAPLDDGNIAYFPPAFSVAAQRVLAQLFPDAVLADEVDAFAFGLNLVSDGRHVVLNSEASGMAAKVAAAGHLPVPVELAELKKGGGSIKCCVAELRA; encoded by the coding sequence GTGAACCAGCCGAGGATCCCAAGAAAGCGGACATATCTTCTGTGTCCGCCGGAGTACTTCACCGTGGAGTACGCGATCAACCCGTGGATGGACACCGACACCCCGGTCGACCGGGAGCTGGCGGTCAAGCAGTGGCACGGACTGCGGGAGGCGCTGCTCGGTCTCGGTCACACCGTGCACGAACTCCACCCGGAACCCGGGCTGCCGGACATGGTCTACGCGGCCAACGGCGCCTTCGTGGTCGACGGCACCGTCTACGGCGCCCGGTTCCGGCACCCCCAGCGGACCGCCGAGGCGGCGGCGCACCGGGCCTTCTACGACGAGCACGGCTGGCCGTTCGTCGCACCCGCCGAGATCAACGAGGGCGAGGGCGACTTCGCGTACCTCCCGGCGGCGCACGGCGGCCTGATCCTGGCCGGGTACGGCTTCCGCACCGAGCTGGCCGCGCACGCCGAGGCGCAGGAGGCGCTGGGTCGGCCGGTCGTCTCGCTGCGCCTGGTGGACCCGCGCTTCTACCACCTGGACACCGCGCTGGCCCCGCTCGACGACGGCAACATCGCGTACTTCCCGCCGGCGTTCTCGGTCGCCGCCCAGCGGGTACTGGCCCAGCTCTTCCCGGACGCGGTTCTGGCCGACGAGGTCGACGCGTTCGCGTTCGGGCTGAACCTGGTCAGCGACGGCCGGCACGTGGTGCTGAACAGCGAGGCCAGCGGGATGGCGGCGAAGGTCGCCGCGGCCGGTCACCTGCCGGTCCCGGTCGAACTGGCCGAGCTGAAGAAGGGCGGCGGCAGCATCAAGTGCTGCGTCGCCGAACTCCGCGCCTGA
- a CDS encoding Lrp/AsnC family transcriptional regulator — MQIDGVDQRIIASLVADARASYAEIGSRVSLSAPAVKRRVDRLRAAGVIRGFTTVIDPAAVGWSTEAFVELFCTGRTTPTQITVATRRHPEVVAAYTVSGEADALVHLRAADIAHLEQALERLRAEPFVTSTRSMIVLSRLVDSPTVAPAPA, encoded by the coding sequence TTGCAGATCGACGGCGTGGACCAGCGAATCATTGCTTCGCTCGTCGCCGACGCCCGCGCCTCGTACGCGGAGATCGGCTCCCGGGTCTCGCTCTCCGCTCCGGCGGTGAAGCGGCGGGTCGACCGGCTGCGGGCGGCCGGGGTCATCCGGGGATTCACCACCGTCATCGACCCGGCGGCGGTCGGCTGGAGCACCGAGGCGTTCGTGGAGTTGTTCTGCACCGGGCGGACGACGCCGACCCAGATCACCGTGGCGACCCGGCGGCATCCCGAGGTGGTCGCCGCCTACACCGTCTCCGGCGAGGCCGACGCGCTGGTCCACCTGCGGGCGGCCGACATCGCCCACCTGGAGCAGGCGCTGGAGCGGCTCCGCGCCGAGCCCTTCGTCACCTCCACCCGGAGCATGATCGTGCTGTCCCGGCTGGTCGACTCGCCAACCGTCGCACCCGCTCCGGCCTGA
- a CDS encoding beta-propeller domain-containing protein codes for MTPGRGTRSGAATGTAIVAGLTLTGTLLSGCTSAPEPAPSPSRDPGVPAGGMRLVAFDSCASALAGLRSAARAHVGPYGLPGGLEPAFQATDGGAERAAGADMSAADAAAPKANSGYSGTNTHEAGVDEPDLVKTDGRRIVTVAGGTLRVIDPASRRLTGTLRLDTDPDDGWADADLLLHGDRALVLVREHGIAYRGGVRPGRPGVPPADDQQAIAGPRLVLVDLAGPPKVVGDFRIDGGLVDARQVGPTVRVVIRSRPRLDFPLNKGAGPVDEKKNLAANRKIIDRAPVDAWLPRYETSTGGGGQVSTGRVGCDRLSRPAVYSGTSIVTLLSFDLGAAGLGDGDPVAVAADGDTVYSNGSRLYLASDQRWRVLPALTAADRGPDPKDEQTEIYQFDVSGTGRPRYVTAATVPGWLVNQYALSEWDGHLRVATTTGRTWGEKPKSSSAVYVLRADGRTLTETGRVTGLGKGERIYSVRFVEGTGYVVTFRQTDPLYTVDLRDPGKPKVTGELKITGYSSYLHPAGNGRLIGIGQEANAQGRTEGTQVSLFDVSDLTRPTRIAQHHVRYGHSEAEFDPHAFLYWPADGTLVVPVSRYEPTGVDGGSAPVGGALVLRVADGGFTESGLVAHPKPRTNDTSGLIRRSLMVDGVLWTVSDATVQATDLGTLGTLGTIPL; via the coding sequence ATGACTCCTGGACGGGGAACTCGATCCGGCGCCGCCACCGGTACGGCGATCGTCGCCGGTCTGACACTGACCGGCACACTGCTCAGCGGCTGCACCTCCGCGCCGGAGCCCGCACCGTCGCCGTCGCGCGACCCCGGGGTACCGGCCGGCGGGATGCGGCTGGTCGCCTTCGACTCCTGCGCGAGCGCACTCGCCGGGTTGCGGTCCGCGGCCAGGGCGCACGTCGGGCCGTACGGGCTGCCGGGCGGGCTCGAACCCGCGTTCCAGGCCACCGACGGTGGCGCCGAACGTGCCGCCGGTGCCGACATGTCCGCCGCCGACGCCGCCGCCCCCAAGGCGAACTCCGGCTACTCCGGCACCAACACCCACGAGGCCGGGGTGGACGAGCCGGACCTGGTGAAGACCGACGGCCGGCGCATCGTGACGGTCGCCGGGGGCACGCTGCGGGTGATCGATCCGGCGAGCCGGCGGCTGACCGGCACCCTGCGGCTGGACACCGACCCGGACGACGGCTGGGCCGACGCCGACCTGCTGCTGCACGGCGACCGGGCGCTGGTGCTGGTCCGGGAACACGGGATCGCCTATCGCGGCGGTGTCCGGCCGGGCCGGCCCGGGGTACCGCCGGCCGACGACCAACAGGCCATCGCCGGCCCCCGGCTGGTCCTGGTCGACCTGGCCGGCCCGCCGAAGGTCGTCGGCGACTTCCGGATCGACGGTGGGCTGGTCGACGCCCGGCAGGTCGGCCCGACGGTCCGGGTGGTGATCCGCTCCCGGCCCCGGCTCGACTTCCCGCTGAACAAGGGAGCGGGGCCGGTCGACGAGAAGAAGAACCTCGCCGCCAACCGGAAGATCATCGACCGGGCGCCCGTCGACGCCTGGCTGCCCCGTTACGAGACCAGCACGGGCGGCGGCGGACAGGTCAGCACCGGGCGGGTCGGCTGTGACCGGCTGAGCCGGCCGGCCGTCTACTCCGGCACCTCGATCGTCACCCTGCTCAGCTTCGACCTCGGCGCCGCCGGCCTCGGCGACGGCGACCCGGTGGCGGTGGCCGCCGACGGCGACACCGTCTACAGCAACGGGTCCCGGCTCTATCTCGCCAGCGACCAGCGCTGGCGGGTACTCCCGGCGCTGACCGCCGCCGACCGGGGGCCCGACCCGAAGGACGAGCAGACCGAGATCTACCAGTTCGACGTCTCCGGCACCGGCCGACCCCGCTACGTCACCGCCGCCACCGTGCCGGGTTGGCTGGTCAACCAGTACGCGCTCTCGGAGTGGGACGGGCACCTGCGGGTGGCCACCACCACGGGGCGTACCTGGGGGGAGAAGCCGAAGTCCAGTTCCGCGGTGTACGTGCTGCGCGCCGACGGGCGGACGCTTACCGAGACCGGCCGGGTCACCGGGCTGGGCAAGGGCGAACGCATCTACAGCGTGCGGTTCGTCGAGGGCACCGGTTACGTGGTCACCTTCCGGCAGACCGACCCGCTGTACACAGTGGACCTGCGTGACCCCGGGAAGCCGAAGGTCACCGGCGAGTTGAAGATCACCGGGTATTCGTCGTACCTGCATCCGGCCGGTAACGGGCGGCTGATCGGGATCGGCCAGGAGGCGAACGCGCAGGGGCGGACCGAGGGCACCCAGGTCTCCCTCTTCGACGTCTCCGACCTGACCAGGCCGACCCGGATCGCCCAGCACCACGTCCGGTACGGCCACTCCGAGGCCGAGTTCGACCCACACGCGTTCCTCTACTGGCCGGCCGACGGCACCCTGGTGGTGCCGGTGAGCAGGTACGAGCCGACCGGCGTCGACGGCGGGTCCGCACCCGTCGGCGGCGCACTGGTGCTTCGGGTCGCCGACGGCGGCTTCACCGAGAGCGGGCTGGTCGCGCACCCGAAGCCGCGTACCAACGACACGAGCGGGCTGATCCGCCGGTCGTTGATGGTCGACGGGGTGCTCTGGACCGTCTCGGACGCGACCGTCCAGGCGACCGACCTCGGCACCCTCGGCACGCTGGGCACGATCCCGCTGTGA
- a CDS encoding PHB depolymerase family esterase has protein sequence MRSVGRSILTAIALLAIIGTTAACGTEDCCADPGAPRAARPAVSPAPGDHTLAIDWAGKERTWALHAPAGYRPGAPTPLVVALHGTDQSPEGLRDISGLDALADTEGFLVAYPKALDKQFSRATEQGDDINFVRALVDKMVKEWSVDPARVYATGFSSGGELTYALGVEAPEVFAAIAPVSGAFAAGPAASDPNYKPGRPVGLITFIGREDRNSTRMYSGLSRWQKNLNCTVGTPAWVDGGRTVNRTSSTCPDGSQVVDYTVNGMGHAWPSASGFPAAVDATTAMWEFFAATSRR, from the coding sequence ATGCGCAGCGTTGGACGATCCATCCTGACGGCGATCGCGTTGTTGGCGATTATTGGCACGACCGCGGCCTGCGGTACGGAAGACTGCTGCGCCGACCCGGGTGCGCCCCGGGCAGCCCGACCGGCGGTCTCTCCGGCGCCCGGCGACCACACCCTGGCGATCGACTGGGCCGGCAAGGAACGGACCTGGGCGCTGCACGCCCCGGCCGGCTACCGCCCCGGAGCGCCCACCCCGCTGGTCGTGGCCCTGCACGGGACCGACCAGAGCCCCGAAGGGCTACGGGACATCAGCGGGCTCGACGCCCTCGCCGACACCGAAGGTTTCCTGGTCGCCTATCCGAAGGCGCTGGACAAGCAGTTCAGCCGAGCAACCGAGCAGGGCGACGACATCAACTTCGTCCGGGCGCTGGTCGACAAGATGGTCAAGGAGTGGTCGGTCGACCCGGCCAGGGTCTACGCGACGGGGTTCTCCTCTGGCGGCGAGCTGACGTACGCGCTCGGGGTCGAGGCACCCGAGGTGTTCGCGGCGATCGCGCCGGTCAGCGGGGCGTTCGCCGCCGGCCCTGCCGCAAGTGACCCGAACTACAAGCCGGGCAGGCCGGTCGGTCTGATCACCTTCATCGGCCGGGAGGACCGCAACTCCACCCGGATGTACTCCGGGCTGTCCCGTTGGCAGAAGAACCTGAACTGCACCGTCGGGACGCCAGCCTGGGTCGACGGAGGCCGGACGGTGAACCGTACGAGCAGCACCTGCCCGGACGGCAGCCAGGTCGTCGACTACACGGTGAACGGGATGGGGCACGCCTGGCCGTCTGCGAGTGGCTTTCCGGCCGCCGTCGACGCCACCACCGCGATGTGGGAGTTCTTCGCCGCGACCTCCCGTCGCTAG
- a CDS encoding PadR family transcriptional regulator, producing the protein MATVSTLGCALLCALHRGSLTGYELVQRMRKPIGYYWTAQQSQIYPELARLSASGLIEHDAEAGPGPRQRKTHRLTDVGREALAAWLVEPPAPRALRDEAILKTYALAAADPDGMREFYLAEAEVYQRRLDDFRAQHADLLSRHADDPLHPQFGAFATLELALAGTLPRIQWCRWMADRMTELARLRREGRTWPPTPPGSLADLPS; encoded by the coding sequence TTGGCTACCGTCAGTACGCTGGGTTGCGCCCTGCTCTGCGCCCTCCACCGTGGCTCGCTCACCGGCTACGAGCTGGTCCAGCGGATGCGCAAGCCGATCGGCTACTACTGGACCGCCCAGCAGAGCCAGATCTATCCCGAACTGGCCCGGCTGTCGGCGAGCGGGCTCATCGAGCACGACGCCGAGGCCGGGCCGGGGCCACGGCAGCGCAAGACACACCGGCTCACCGACGTCGGCCGCGAGGCGTTGGCCGCCTGGCTGGTCGAGCCGCCCGCGCCCCGGGCCTTGCGGGACGAGGCGATCCTCAAGACGTACGCGCTGGCCGCAGCCGATCCCGACGGGATGCGCGAGTTCTATCTCGCCGAGGCCGAGGTCTACCAGCGCCGGCTGGACGACTTCCGGGCACAGCACGCCGACCTGCTGTCCCGGCACGCGGACGATCCGCTGCATCCGCAGTTCGGCGCCTTCGCCACCCTGGAGCTGGCGCTGGCCGGCACACTGCCACGGATCCAGTGGTGCCGGTGGATGGCCGACCGGATGACCGAACTCGCCCGGCTCCGCCGCGAGGGCCGGACCTGGCCGCCCACCCCGCCCGGGTCGCTGGCAGACCTGCCCAGCTAG
- a CDS encoding DUF6457 domain-containing protein has protein sequence MNAMDRWVAAACAELDLEPADVDVPRVLDLARDVAHNVLRPGAPVTAYLLGVAVGRGADPAVAAAGLADLAARWPAENGDTGA, from the coding sequence ATGAACGCGATGGACCGCTGGGTGGCGGCGGCCTGTGCCGAACTCGACCTGGAGCCGGCCGACGTCGACGTGCCCCGGGTACTCGACCTGGCCCGCGACGTGGCGCACAACGTGCTCCGGCCCGGCGCACCGGTCACGGCGTACCTGCTCGGGGTCGCGGTCGGTCGCGGCGCGGACCCGGCGGTGGCGGCGGCCGGTCTCGCAGACCTGGCCGCCCGCTGGCCGGCAGAGAACGGCGACACCGGCGCCTAG
- a CDS encoding NTP transferase domain-containing protein yields MTGLESSIPPAPPRYAAVVLAGGAARRMGGADKPALPVGGRPMLDRVLAAVADADPRIVVGPAGDLPAGTLTTREQPSGGGPVAALAAGLTLLPTGVVALLAADLPLLTPDAVRRLRTALVRAAEADGVVYVDEDGRGQFLCGVWRVAPLRAALTRLAAGRDGVLTGTSMRALVAELTVGTVGWRGTGPPPWFDCDTEDDVRRAEEWIR; encoded by the coding sequence ATGACCGGTCTGGAGTCGTCCATCCCACCCGCTCCGCCCCGGTACGCGGCGGTGGTGCTGGCCGGCGGGGCCGCCCGCCGGATGGGTGGCGCGGACAAGCCGGCGTTGCCGGTGGGGGGCCGGCCGATGCTGGACCGGGTACTCGCGGCGGTCGCCGACGCCGATCCCCGGATAGTGGTCGGCCCGGCCGGTGACCTCCCGGCGGGAACATTGACGACACGTGAGCAACCGTCCGGCGGCGGCCCGGTCGCCGCCCTCGCCGCCGGCCTGACCCTGCTCCCCACGGGCGTCGTCGCCCTGCTTGCCGCCGACCTGCCGTTGCTGACCCCGGACGCGGTGCGCCGGCTGCGTACCGCGCTGGTCCGGGCTGCCGAGGCCGACGGCGTGGTCTACGTCGACGAGGACGGGCGGGGGCAGTTCCTCTGCGGGGTCTGGCGGGTGGCGCCGCTACGGGCCGCGTTGACCCGGCTGGCCGCCGGTCGCGACGGCGTGCTCACCGGTACGTCGATGCGTGCGCTGGTCGCCGAACTGACCGTCGGCACGGTGGGGTGGCGGGGGACGGGGCCGCCGCCCTGGTTCGACTGCGACACTGAGGACGACGTACGCCGGGCGGAGGAGTGGATCAGATGA
- the fdhD gene encoding formate dehydrogenase accessory sulfurtransferase FdhD, with protein MGRASGRRRVLRIDLDPAQPGDRLAVRRQDSLAAEEPLEIRVGPAGPDRRAPLAVTMRTPGDDLDLAIGFLLTEGIIRNADDVRTAQLCAGTDTPNTYNVVDVVLADGVPAPATDPARNFYTTSSCGVCGKASIDAVRTRSPHDVSTDPVTVPARTLAELPEQLRAAQRGFDRTGGLHAAGLFSADGKLVVLREDVGRHNAVDKVVGWAVREQRLPLRGHLLLVSGRASFELTQKAWMAGIPLLAAVSAPSTLAAELATEAGMTLVGFLRGNTMNVYTGDRRIQV; from the coding sequence ATGGGACGAGCCAGTGGTCGGCGGCGCGTGTTGCGGATAGACCTGGACCCGGCGCAGCCGGGTGATCGGCTCGCGGTACGCCGGCAGGACAGTCTCGCCGCCGAGGAGCCGCTGGAGATCCGGGTGGGTCCGGCCGGCCCGGACCGGCGTGCCCCGCTGGCGGTCACCATGCGTACCCCGGGCGACGACCTCGACCTGGCGATCGGGTTCCTGCTCACCGAGGGGATCATCCGGAACGCCGACGACGTGCGCACGGCGCAGCTCTGCGCCGGCACCGACACGCCGAACACCTACAACGTGGTGGACGTCGTGCTCGCCGACGGCGTACCGGCACCGGCCACCGATCCGGCCCGGAACTTCTACACCACCAGCTCGTGCGGGGTGTGCGGCAAGGCCAGCATCGACGCCGTCCGGACCCGCTCCCCGCACGACGTGTCGACGGACCCGGTGACCGTGCCGGCGCGTACCCTCGCCGAGCTGCCGGAGCAGCTCCGGGCCGCCCAGCGCGGATTCGACCGTACCGGCGGTTTGCACGCCGCCGGGCTGTTCAGCGCCGACGGGAAGCTCGTCGTGCTGCGCGAGGACGTCGGGCGGCACAACGCGGTCGACAAGGTGGTCGGCTGGGCCGTCCGGGAACAGCGGCTCCCGCTGCGCGGGCACCTGCTGCTGGTCTCCGGCCGGGCCAGCTTCGAACTCACCCAGAAGGCCTGGATGGCCGGCATCCCGCTGCTCGCCGCCGTCTCCGCGCCGAGCACCCTCGCTGCCGAGCTGGCGACCGAGGCCGGGATGACCCTGGTCGGCTTCCTCCGGGGCAACACCATGAACGTGTACACCGGGGACAGGCGGATCCAGGTCTGA
- a CDS encoding nuclear transport factor 2 family protein, with amino-acid sequence MDIRSTVEELLRRIGTGDPDHAAALYAETVDWQVNWPEPTHPAAPWIRPRSSRADVADHHRTLAANCVPGQGSLTIEHILVDGRHAVVTGETAQTIRVTGRRFNTRFALHLTVEDGLVVRHHVYEDSLAIALACGPAADPNAGADADPNARADAGAGR; translated from the coding sequence ATGGACATCCGGAGCACGGTCGAGGAACTGCTGCGTCGGATCGGCACCGGCGACCCTGACCACGCCGCCGCGCTCTACGCCGAGACGGTCGACTGGCAGGTCAACTGGCCCGAGCCGACCCACCCGGCGGCGCCGTGGATCCGCCCCCGGTCCAGCCGGGCGGACGTCGCCGACCACCACCGGACGCTGGCTGCGAACTGCGTGCCGGGGCAGGGCTCGCTCACCATCGAGCACATCCTGGTGGACGGCCGGCACGCGGTGGTGACCGGCGAGACCGCGCAGACCATACGGGTCACCGGCCGGCGCTTCAACACCCGGTTCGCCCTGCACCTCACCGTCGAGGACGGGTTGGTCGTCCGGCACCACGTCTACGAGGACAGTCTCGCCATCGCACTCGCCTGCGGCCCGGCTGCCGACCCGAATGCCGGGGCGGATGCCGACCCGAATGCCAGGGCGGATGCCGGGGCGGGACGCTAG
- a CDS encoding DUF4192 domain-containing protein — protein MTSNDRAILAVRSTADLLAAVPYLLGFHPADSLVVMALRGNRVVFVARGDLPEITGPAAADEIGEAAAQVAAIVARQHVEITTVIGYGEPARVTPTVDAVTAALGRAGLPVLEALRVTGDRYWSYVCDDAGCCPPDGRPFDCSTSQLAAAATFAGQVALPDRDALARRLAPLDGPARDELRKAAGRAEIRLQALLAEDRPDPPHGRRALRRAGRAAVREATDRYRNGGQLTDDEVAWLCLLMVHLPVRDDAWQATGGEEWHLTLWTDVLRRAEPELVPAPATLLGFAAWRAGQGALASVAVERALAAQPDYSFAQLLAEALQAGIGPSVLDGWPDLDSDPCPET, from the coding sequence ATGACCTCGAATGACCGGGCCATCCTCGCCGTCCGCTCGACCGCCGACCTGCTCGCGGCCGTGCCGTACCTGCTGGGTTTCCATCCGGCCGACAGCCTGGTGGTGATGGCGCTGCGCGGCAACCGGGTCGTCTTCGTCGCCCGGGGCGACCTGCCCGAGATCACCGGGCCGGCTGCCGCCGACGAGATCGGCGAGGCCGCCGCGCAGGTCGCGGCGATCGTCGCCCGCCAGCACGTCGAGATCACGACCGTCATCGGGTACGGCGAGCCGGCCCGGGTCACCCCCACGGTCGACGCGGTGACCGCCGCGCTCGGCCGAGCCGGACTGCCGGTGCTGGAGGCTCTCCGGGTGACCGGCGACCGCTACTGGTCGTACGTCTGTGACGATGCCGGATGCTGTCCACCGGATGGCCGCCCGTTCGACTGCTCGACCAGCCAGCTCGCGGCGGCGGCCACCTTCGCCGGCCAGGTCGCGCTGCCCGACCGGGACGCCCTGGCCCGGCGGCTCGCCCCGCTCGACGGACCGGCCCGGGACGAGCTGCGGAAGGCGGCCGGCCGGGCGGAGATCCGCCTCCAGGCGTTGCTGGCCGAGGACCGGCCCGACCCTCCGCACGGCCGCCGGGCGCTGCGCCGGGCCGGCCGTGCGGCGGTACGCGAGGCGACGGACCGCTACCGGAACGGCGGACAGCTCACCGACGACGAGGTGGCCTGGCTGTGCCTGCTCATGGTGCACCTGCCGGTCCGGGACGACGCGTGGCAGGCGACCGGCGGCGAGGAGTGGCACCTCACGCTCTGGACGGACGTACTCCGTCGGGCGGAGCCCGAACTGGTGCCCGCCCCGGCCACCCTGCTCGGCTTCGCCGCCTGGCGGGCCGGGCAGGGTGCCCTGGCCAGCGTGGCGGTGGAACGAGCGCTCGCGGCACAGCCCGACTACTCGTTCGCGCAACTCCTGGCCGAGGCGTTGCAGGCCGGCATCGGCCCCTCCGTACTCGACGGTTGGCCCGACCTCGACTCCGACCCTTGCCCCGAGACGTGA
- a CDS encoding helix-turn-helix transcriptional regulator, with product MSASEFVLWELRRRRAAEGLSQDEWGARLYFSAQHVSAVERGTRPAKPDYLLAVDNEFGTSLAVFYESFVMQELAPVWLRPWLEYEEKATALRLYGALVIPGLFQTERYARMVLSCAPLQSDELESRVQLRLSRQAILDRPNPPRVSAVVDELVLRRGEPTIMPEQLQHLVALAERPNITIRVIPSDAPAHLGWGGPLELASFTDAEDVGYLDNHLEGQTVTSPSQVTALHAVWDDVSAVALPARQSLDLLKEVAKSWT from the coding sequence ATGTCAGCGAGTGAGTTCGTGCTATGGGAACTGCGGCGTCGGAGAGCGGCCGAAGGGCTCAGCCAGGACGAGTGGGGAGCCCGGCTCTACTTCTCGGCCCAGCACGTCAGCGCCGTGGAGCGCGGCACCCGGCCGGCGAAGCCCGACTATCTCCTCGCCGTCGACAACGAGTTCGGCACCTCGCTGGCGGTCTTCTACGAGAGCTTCGTCATGCAGGAACTCGCCCCGGTCTGGCTACGCCCCTGGCTCGAATACGAAGAGAAGGCCACCGCCCTGCGCCTGTACGGCGCCCTCGTGATCCCTGGCCTCTTCCAGACGGAACGGTATGCCCGGATGGTTCTCTCCTGCGCACCACTCCAGTCCGACGAGTTGGAGAGCAGAGTTCAGCTTCGGCTGAGCCGGCAGGCCATTCTTGATCGCCCGAATCCACCACGCGTCTCGGCTGTTGTCGACGAACTCGTCCTCCGACGCGGTGAGCCGACGATCATGCCGGAGCAACTCCAGCACCTCGTCGCACTCGCGGAGCGACCGAACATCACCATCCGGGTCATCCCGTCAGACGCCCCTGCCCACCTCGGTTGGGGCGGACCGCTGGAACTCGCCAGCTTCACGGATGCCGAGGACGTCGGCTATCTCGACAACCACCTGGAGGGACAGACCGTCACCAGCCCCAGTCAGGTGACAGCACTGCACGCCGTCTGGGACGATGTCAGCGCGGTCGCGTTGCCTGCCCGCCAATCCCTGGACCTGCTCAAGGAAGTGGCAAAGTCATGGACATGA
- a CDS encoding DUF397 domain-containing protein, with amino-acid sequence MDMTGAAWRKSTRSTPNGGSCVEVADNLPGRVFVRDSKDRDGGTLTFTPDTWHAFVRDLARHP; translated from the coding sequence ATGGACATGACCGGCGCTGCCTGGCGCAAGAGCACGCGATCCACTCCCAACGGCGGAAGCTGCGTCGAAGTCGCCGACAACCTGCCGGGGCGGGTGTTCGTGCGGGACAGCAAGGACCGCGACGGCGGCACCCTCACCTTCACCCCCGACACCTGGCACGCCTTCGTCAGGGACCTGGCCCGACACCCCTGA
- a CDS encoding alpha/beta hydrolase family protein: MRRIAIPLVAGLLTAAVLGSVPAAASVGTTGTAASKAAVIAEQRVGDRLVDLTIASPALGGDAKVRLLTPDGWDRRDRHDRWPVLYLLHGMFGSHEDWVTQTDVAQLRALRNVLVVMPDGGDPGGYYTNWWNGGRFGAPAWETFHLDEVRSILERGYGAGTRRAVAGASMGGYGALLYAGHRPGMFRAVASYSGPVHLLHPESVARWQFAFADPNGAPYLDLWGDPVAQRANWERHDPYQLAGALRHTPVFLSCGDGELGPLDGPDTGEVDQDIERFDRVLNVSLEAELRRRGVPVVTHYYRGTHQPAYWERELHRSLPMLLSALR; this comes from the coding sequence ATGAGAAGAATTGCTATTCCGCTGGTGGCGGGACTGTTGACGGCGGCGGTGCTCGGCTCCGTGCCGGCAGCCGCGAGCGTCGGCACGACCGGCACGGCGGCATCGAAGGCCGCGGTGATCGCCGAGCAGCGGGTCGGCGACCGTCTGGTCGATCTGACGATCGCCTCGCCCGCGCTCGGCGGCGACGCGAAGGTCCGGCTGCTCACTCCGGACGGCTGGGACCGGCGTGACCGGCACGACCGGTGGCCGGTGCTCTACCTGCTACACGGCATGTTCGGCTCGCACGAGGACTGGGTGACGCAGACCGACGTCGCGCAACTGCGCGCGCTCCGGAACGTCCTCGTGGTCATGCCGGACGGCGGAGATCCGGGCGGGTACTACACCAACTGGTGGAACGGGGGCCGCTTCGGGGCACCGGCGTGGGAGACGTTCCATCTCGACGAGGTGCGCTCCATCCTGGAACGCGGTTACGGTGCCGGCACCCGCCGGGCCGTTGCGGGGGCGTCGATGGGCGGCTACGGCGCGCTTCTCTACGCCGGGCACCGGCCGGGCATGTTCCGGGCGGTGGCCAGCTACAGCGGCCCGGTCCACCTGCTGCATCCGGAATCGGTCGCCCGCTGGCAGTTCGCGTTCGCCGACCCGAATGGCGCCCCCTACCTCGACCTGTGGGGGGACCCGGTCGCGCAGCGCGCGAACTGGGAGCGCCACGACCCGTACCAGCTCGCCGGTGCGCTCCGGCACACGCCGGTCTTCCTCAGCTGCGGCGACGGCGAGCTCGGCCCGTTGGACGGTCCGGACACCGGCGAGGTGGACCAGGACATCGAAAGGTTCGACCGCGTCCTGAACGTCTCCCTGGAAGCTGAGCTACGCCGCCGAGGCGTCCCGGTCGTGACCCACTACTACCGGGGCACCCACCAGCCCGCGTACTGGGAGCGGGAACTGCACCGCTCGCTGCCGATGCTCCTCTCCGCGCTGCGCTGA
- a CDS encoding type II toxin-antitoxin system PemK/MazF family toxin yields the protein MRRGQIWTLLRGNSQHRVLVISNDEYNSVEELAIWALTVVRDVPHPNHLAVRLGAGDPLAGTYVRIHSVVQILDRTALRDSHGFVSHTTMGAVEIALREFLELP from the coding sequence GTGAGGCGCGGCCAGATCTGGACCCTGCTGCGGGGCAACAGTCAGCACCGCGTCTTGGTGATCAGCAACGACGAGTACAACAGCGTCGAGGAACTCGCCATCTGGGCGCTGACCGTCGTCCGCGACGTACCGCATCCGAATCATCTGGCAGTGCGGCTGGGTGCGGGCGACCCGCTCGCCGGAACGTACGTCAGGATCCACAGCGTCGTGCAGATCCTGGACCGGACCGCCCTGCGCGACAGTCACGGCTTCGTCTCGCACACCACCATGGGTGCTGTCGAAATTGCACTTCGCGAATTCCTGGAGCTGCCGTAG